A window of the Cucurbita pepo subsp. pepo cultivar mu-cu-16 chromosome LG01, ASM280686v2, whole genome shotgun sequence genome harbors these coding sequences:
- the LOC111793949 gene encoding aspartic proteinase CDR1-like, whose product MGRIRQSSTRNTCRPCAKCYRQTNPIYDPSKSSTFRTLSCKSPQCHLRGSGAACSGTDTCKYGYGYGSGSTQGELATEKMAVTSRSGATTPFSGVVFGCGHNNSGTFNANEMGLIGFGRGAISFVSQIGPSVGGRKFSLCLMPYNTDPRISSSLSIGSGSEVKGPGVFTAQLVRTADQTFYSLTLTGISVGKTLVPYSTWGPPAKGNAVLDTGTPPTLLPKELYGRLVVEVRRHIPSKPIDDDTLCYKDNLGDLVMTLHFDGGVDLRLSTVQTFNKMPDGSFCFTAMGVDDKDAVIGNSMMANFLVGYDIDNMTVSFKPTDCTKIG is encoded by the exons atggggcgaattcGTCAATCAAGCACCCGAAACACG TGTCGTCCATGTGCGAAATGTTACCGGCAAACGAATCCGATTTACGACCCTTCGAAATCGTCAACCTTTCGAACCCTTTCTTGCAAGTCGCCGCAGTGCCATTTGAGGGGGTCCGGTGCGGCGTGCTCCGGCACCGACACGTGTAAGTACGGCTATGGGTATGGAAGCGGATCTACGCAGGGAGAATTGGCGACTGAAAAAATGGCTGTAACTTCGAGGTCTGGAGCGACGACGCCGTTTTCGGGGGTGGTGTTTGGTTGCGGACATAATAATAGTGGAACGTTTAATGCCAATGAAATGGGATTGATCGGATTTGGAAGAGGAGCGATTTCCTTCGTTTCTCag ATAGGTCCATCGGTCGGCGGCAGAAAGTTCTCCCTTTGTCTGATGCCATACAACACGGACCCGAGAATCTCAAGTAGCCTCTCTATCGGGTCGGGTTCTGAAGTTAAAGGACCCGGAGTCTTCACAGCCCAACTCGTTCGAACAGCCGACCAGACATTTTACTCTCTCACCCTCACGGGAATCTCCGTCGGAAAAACCCTCGTTCCGTACAGTACGTGGGGACCTCCGGCCAAGGGGAATGCAGTTCTCGATACCGGCACGCCGCCGACTCTCCTCCCCAAAGAATTGTACGGACGATTGGTTGTCGAAGTTCGGCGGCATATCCCGTCGAAGCCCATTGACGATGATACTCTTTGCTACAAAGATAATTTGGGGGATTTGGTGATGACTCTACACTTCGACGGCGGCGTGGATCTGCGATTGAGTACGGTTCAGACTTTCAATAAGATGCCGGATGGGTCCTTTTGCTTCACCGCGATGGGCGTTGACGACAAGGACGCAGTCATCGGGAACAGTATGATGGCGAATTTTTTGGTTGGGTATGATATTGACAATATGACGGTGTCGTTTAAGCCCACCGATTGCACAAAAATTGGTTGA
- the LOC111793776 gene encoding lysosomal Pro-X carboxypeptidase-like, translated as MMLLPCLLLILSACVSATQYRIPRLSPTDRDSEALFSPLSDDFKTFYYNQTLDHFNYRPESYTTFAHRYIINFKYWGGANSSAPILAYLGAEGPLDNDLNVVGFSTDNAAQFGALLVYIEHRYYGKSIPFGSREVALKNASTLGYFNSAQAIADYADVLIHVKKELHAKDSPVIVLGGSYGGTQYDHPPRYPVTIICDAIDGASPGSGIVDRIAAGVFAYKGNLSCYMNQARDETETDVGWRWQRCSEMVMPLSTGNDTMFPAYNFELGSFIDYCNELYGVSPRPHWVTTYYGGHDIKLILKRFGSNIIFSNGLRDPYSSGGVLHDLSDSLLALHTPNGSHCLDILRANETDPQWLVEQRETEVNIIKGWIIKYYADLGSPNNI; from the exons ATGATGCTTCTTCCTTGCTTACTTCTCATCCTTTCAGCCTGTGTTTCTGCAACACAGTACAGAATCCCAAGGCTTAGTCCAACCGACAGAGATTCTGAAGCTCTGTTCTCGCCTCTTTCGGATGATTTCAAGACATTTTATTACAACCAAACGTTAGATCACTTCAATTATAGGCCTGAAAGCTACACGACGTTCGCTCATAGATATATAATCAACTTTAAGTATTGGGGCGGCGCAAATTCGAGCGCTCCCATTCTTGCCTACTTGGGAGCTGAAGGTCCACTGGATAATGATTTGAACGTTGTGGGATTCTCGACTGATAATGCTGCTCAATTTGGGGCTCTTCTTGTTTATATTGAG CATCGTTATTATGGGAAATCGATACCCTTTGGATCAAGGGAGGTAGCATTGAAGAATGCAAGCACTTTAGGCTATTTCAACTCTGCTCAAGCAATAGCAGATTATGCTGATGTTCTTATACATGTTAAAAAGGAGTTGCATGCTAAAGATTCTCCTGTGATTGTTCTTGGTGGATCATATGGTGGAA CCCAATACGACCACCCACCAAGGTATCCAGTCACTATAATCTGTGATGCCATTGATGGAGCTTCACCAGGAAGTGGAATTGTTGACAGAATTGCTGCAGGGGTGTTTGCTTATAAAGGAAATCTTTCCTGCTACATGAATCAGGCCAGAGATGAAACTGAAACCGATGTGGGATGGAGGTGGCAG AGATGCAGTGAAATGGTGATGCCATTAAGCACAGGCAATGATACTATGTTTCCAGCATACAATTTTGAGCTTGGAAGCTTCATAGATTACTGCAATGAGTTATACGGTGTGTCTCCAAGGCCTCACTGGGTCACTACCTATTATGGAGGCCAT GACATAAAACTCATCCTTAAGAGATTTGGCAGCAACATCATTTTCTCCAATGGACTCAGGGACCCTTATAGCAGCGGCGG AGTGTTGCATGACTTATCTGACAGTCTCCTTGCACTCCATACGCCTAATG GATCTCATTGTTTGGACATTTTACGAGCAAATGAAACGGATCCACAGTGGTTGGTGGAACAAAGAGAGACAGAGGTTAACATCATTAAAGGATGGATCATTAAGTACTATGCTGATCTTGGCAGTCCaaacaatatataa